The DNA segment GAATTTCACGCAACGGATGGCTGACCACTCGAACGGCCTGGTAGCGTATCGCGAGAATCCGCACACGGACGCCCGGGAAGCGGCGCAGCGCGCGGCGGGCTTGCTGGAAAAATGTTTCGCGACCGGGAGGATTCCGTGGACGTACTGGCAGCATCCGCCGATCATCTGGCCGCCCACGGGGACGGGGACGGCCCACGATCCTATGCGTGCCCTCCAGGCGCTCGCGCGCCACCTGGAGGCCGAGTGTGAAGAAGTTTGGACGGTGAACGTCGCAGCCGGTTTTTCCTTCGCCGACATCCCAGACACCGGCGTGAGTCTTTCCATCGTGACCACCGGCGCCGAATCGGACGCGCGCGCCCGACTCGATCAACTCGCCCGGTTCGCATGGAAGAATCGAGCGCAGGGAAATGTGCTGGCACCTGCGGTCGAGGCCGTGATGCCTGAGATCCTCTCCGCTTCGGGCCTCACGGTCTTGGCGGAGCCTTCCGACAACATTGGCGCCGGCGCTCCCGGCGACGGCACAGGACTGCTCCGCGCGTTGGCCAAATACGGCGTGCGCAATGCCGCAATCGCGATCAATGACCTTGAATCGGTGCGCAAACTTTGGGAGGCGCCCCTCGGGACCAGGATGACACTGTCCGTTGGCGGGAAAGGGAGCACGCTGGATGCGGGGCCTCTCGAATTGGGTGTCCAGCTCGTTTCACGCAGCGACGGCAAATTTCAACTTGAGGACAAACATAGCCATCTGGCCTCGATGGCGGGCGATTCGTTTGACATGGGGCCATGCACCGTGGTGCGGCACGAAGGAATTCTGATTCTGCTGACCAGCCGGAGAACGCCGCCGTTCGATCTCGGGCAGTGGCGCAGCCAGGGAATCCAGCCAGAGAAACTGTCCGTCATCGCGGTCAAAGCCGCGGTGGCGCATCGGCGCGCTTACGATCCCATCGCCGCGAGAATGTTCTGGGTGGACACGCCCGGCCCGTGCCGCAGCAACCTTTGGGCGCTCCCTTATCGGCGCGTGCGCCGGCCGGTTTATCCGCTGGACCAAGTTACAGCCTGACCGTGTCTGTTCCGGACCATTGGGGAGCGCACGCGCCTCGCGTGCTGTGGTCGGCGCCCTCGCCGGCGACAAGTCTTCCGTCCGAGTACGCGATCGTTAGATGAGATGGTTTCCTCGACGGTCCGACCGGCGAGGGCGCCGGTCGGGACACGCGGGGGCGCGTGTGCTCCCCAATTGGACGCATGGCCGGGAAAAGAGGCGTGACGTCGTTGTTGACGTTGTCGTTCCCGGCTGCGGCGGGAAAAATGATGCCGGCGAGCCGGACGCTGTTGATGGCGTCGCGGAACGCGGCCGAGTTGAAGGTGTAGCTGCCGAAGCTGGCGTTGATGATTCTCGCGCCTTTGCGGCGGGCGTAATCAACGCACT comes from the Verrucomicrobiota bacterium genome and includes:
- a CDS encoding M81 family metallopeptidase gives rise to the protein MKKRVLIAGLFHETNTFVEQPTCLSDFQIRRGDELLGGAGDSSPLGGALEAAAGFGWTALPTVDFRAAPGGVVEDHVIEAFWSEFRRFTEPQLAKGVDAVYLVLHGAMVSESIPDVEGEILERIRRFPALARVPVFGVFDLHANFTQRMADHSNGLVAYRENPHTDAREAAQRAAGLLEKCFATGRIPWTYWQHPPIIWPPTGTGTAHDPMRALQALARHLEAECEEVWTVNVAAGFSFADIPDTGVSLSIVTTGAESDARARLDQLARFAWKNRAQGNVLAPAVEAVMPEILSASGLTVLAEPSDNIGAGAPGDGTGLLRALAKYGVRNAAIAINDLESVRKLWEAPLGTRMTLSVGGKGSTLDAGPLELGVQLVSRSDGKFQLEDKHSHLASMAGDSFDMGPCTVVRHEGILILLTSRRTPPFDLGQWRSQGIQPEKLSVIAVKAAVAHRRAYDPIAARMFWVDTPGPCRSNLWALPYRRVRRPVYPLDQVTA